Proteins encoded together in one Lathyrus oleraceus cultivar Zhongwan6 chromosome 5, CAAS_Psat_ZW6_1.0, whole genome shotgun sequence window:
- the LOC127082081 gene encoding uncharacterized protein LOC127082081: MHFVIANRLLKKFEYIDIKHVPRIKNQEANDLEQIASGYRISKEKLEELVEVRGKAMAARLSPTDLESTQLGYANKEEFKVLAIDTLMDTDWRNPIINYLKDPSIDTERKTKYKALSYVLMGNELFKKTPEGILLKCLGENEAYLALSSVHSGACGAHQAGHKMKWLFFRYGTYCPTMLKDYIEFAKGCQECQVHAGIQHAPASELHVPSSRTPFA, from the exons ATGCACTTCGTCATTGCAAATAGGTTGCTCAAAAAATTTGAATACATAGACATAAAACATGTTCCTAGAATAAAAAACCAAGAAGCTAATGACTTAGAACAAATAGCGTCAGGGTATAGAATTTCAAAAGAGAAGCTAGAGGAACTTGTCGAAGTAAGAGGAAAAGCAATGGCTGCCAGATTGTCTCCGACAGATTTGGAAAGCACTCAGTTAGGATATGCTAACAAAGAAGAGTTTAAAGTACTGGCCATTGATACCTTAATGGATACAGATTGGAGGAATCCAATTATTAATTATCTCAAGGACCCTTCGATAGATACAGAAAGAAAAACCAAGTACAAGGCTTTATCTTATGTTTTGATGGGGAATGAATTATTCAAGAAAACTCCTGAAGGGATCCTGTTGAAATGTTTAGGAGAAAACGAGGCATACTTAGCATTATCTAGTGTACATAGTGGAGCTTGTGGAGCACACCAGgcaggccataagatgaaatggttgtTTTTTAGATATGGAACGTATTGTCCCACCATGTTAAAAGATTATATAGAGTTTGCTAAGGGTTGCCAagaatgtcaagtacatgcaggaATTCAACATGCTCCTGCAAGTGAGCTTCAT gttccttcgtccaggactcccTTTGCATGA